GGGGATAAGGGGGGGCTTGGGGGGCTTGCTGTGAATTTGGATTCCTGAAGTGAAGCAGAGAGGGGAGAAGCAGCGGTTTGGGGCTTCCGTCGTGTcgcttccccccccccaaataaAGCAGAGGGGTTTGGTGGCGCTTTGGGGTCTCACATTGATGCCCCCCCCCCCAGAATTAAACTGAGAATAAAAGGCAGCTTGGGGCTCTGCTTCTGATTGCCCACATTAAAGTGCAGGGGAGATAAGCAGCACCGCGGGGCTCTCGCTGtgattttctcccagaaacacaaACGGCGCTTCGAGGTTCTCACTGCGATCCCTCACTCAAAAGAATGAAGCAAAGAGGGCAAAAAAGAGCAGTTTGGGGCTCTCCCCACAAAATCCCAGCTGGGGGGATTGGGGGGGGGGGGCGACACGGCAGGGTTTTGCCCCTACAAATGGAAGCGCAGAGGGCAGTTTGGGGGTCTCAACGCCCACCCCCAGAAAAGAACGCCACATGGCTACAGGTGGCAGCTGGGGGCTCTCGCTGCCGTTTTTCCACCCAGAAGGCAGAGCGGAGCGGGGATGAGGAGCTCTTTGGGGGTCTCACCACCCTGTANNNNNNNNNNNNNNNNNNNNNNNNNNNNNNNNNNNNNNNNNNNNNNNNNNNNNNNNNNNNNNNNNNNNNNNNNNNNNNNNNNNNNNNNNNNNNNNNNNNNNNNNNNNNNNNNNNNNNNNNNNNNNNNNNNNNNNNNNNNNNNNNNNNNNNNNNNNNNNNNNNNNNNNNNNNNNNNNNNNNNNNNNNNNNNNNNNNNNNNNNNNNNNNNNNNNNNNNNNNNNNNNNNNNNNNNNNNNNNNNNNNNNNNNNNNNNNNNNNNNNNNNNNNNNNNNNNNNNNNNNNNNNNNNNNNNNNNNNNNNNNNNNNNNNNNNNNNNNNNNNNNNNNNNNNNNNNNNNNNNNNNNNNNNNNNNNNNNNNNNNNNNNNNNNNNNNNNNNNNNNNNNNNNNNNNNNNNNNNNNNNNNNNNNNNNNNNNNNNNNNNNNNNNNNNNNNNNNNNNNNNNNNNNNNNNNNNNNNNNNNNNNNNNNNNNNNNNNNNNNNNNNNNNNNNNNNNNNNNNNNNNNNNNNNNNNNNNNNNNNNNNNNNNNNNNNNNNNNNNNNNNNNNNNNNNNNNNNNNNNNNNNNNNNNNNNNNNNNNNNNNNNNNNNNNNNNNNNNNNNNNNNNNNNNNNNNNNNNNNNNNNNNNNNNNNNNNNNNNNNNNNNNNNNNNNNNNNNNNNNNNNNNNNNNNNNNNNNNNNNNNNNNNNNNNNNNNNNNNNNNNNNNNNNNNNNNNNNNNNNNNNNNNNNNNNNNNNNNNNNNNNNNNNNNNNNNNNNNNNNNNNNNNNNNNNNNNNNNNNNNNNNNNNNNNNNNNNNNNNNNNNNNNNNNNNNNNNNNNNNNNNNNNNNNNNNNNNNNNNNNNNNNNNNNNNNNNNNNNNNNNNNNNNNNNNNNNNNNNNNNNNNNNNNNNNNNNNNNNNNNNNNNNNNNNNNNNNNNNNNNNNNNNNNNNNNNNNNNNNNNNNNNNNNNNNNNNNNNNNNNNNNNNNNNNNNNNNNNNNNNNNNNNNNNNNNNNNNNNNNNNNNNNNNNNNNNNNNNNNNNNNNNNNNNNNNNNNNNNNNNNNNNNNNNNNNNNNNNNNNNNNNNNNNNNNNNNNNNNNNNNNNNNNNNNNNNNNNNNNNNNNNNNNNNNNNNNNNNNNNNNNNNNNNNNNNNNNNNNNNNNNNNNNNNNNNNNNNNNNNNNNNNNNNNNNNNNNNNNNNNNNNNNNNNNNNNNNNNNNNNNNNNNNNNNNNNNNNNNNNNNNNNNNNNNNNNNNNNNNNNNNNNNNNNNNNNNNNNNNNNNNNNNNNNNNNNNNNNNNNNNNNNNNNNNNNNNNNNNNNNNNNNNNNNNNNNNNNNNNNNNNNNNNNNNNNNNNNNNNNNNNNNNNNNNNNNNNNNNNNNNNNNNNNNNNNNNNNNNNNNNNNNNNNNNNNNNNNNNNNNNNNNNNNNNNNNNNNNNNNNNNNNNNNNNNNNNNNNNNNNNNNNNNNNNNNNNNNNNNNNNNNNNNNNNNNNNNNNNNNNNNNNNNNNNNNNNNNNNNNNNNNNNNNNNNNNNNNNNNNNNNNNNNNNNNNNNNNNNNNNNNNNNNNNNNNNNNNNNNNNNNNNNNNNNNNNNNNNNNNNNNNNNNNNNNNNNNNNNNNNNCCCCGCCGGCCCGGCCGCGCCGCACCTCGCACTCGGCTTTGCTCTTGGGCCCCGTGGTGCCGCGAACGCGCTCGGCCACGGGGAGGTGTTGGATGAAGGTGAAGCCAGGCGGCACGGAGAAATAGGTGTCCTCCCTTTGGCCAAAGTTGAACTCGATGGCGCAGTTTTTCACCAGGACGTGAGGGAAGAGCGCCCGGCCGGCCAGCACGTCCTTGCGGACGCGGTACGCCACCCCCAGCCACTTCCCGTTCTTCATGAAGGACATCTCCACCTCCTCCCCGCACTCAAAGTCCTGCAGCGGGGCGAGACGGCGCCGGGTGAAGGCCCAGAACCACGAGACGCCCGCCTGCAGCCGCAGGAGGTGCCGGACTCACGACGAGGCAGGCGATGACGTCATTCTCGGCGAAGGTCTCCCCGTAGTTCTCGAATTTGCAGTTGGTCGACTTCTTGCCGGTGCCGCCGTAGCCGTAAGAAAAGGGTTCCTCACCTGAACGGGCAGAGAGCGGCCGGGTGAGTCGAAATGGGGAcgaaaaaaaaaggttttctgcCCCAAAACGCGCGCTCTTAcccagctgggtgctgcaggagtCCAGCGACCATCCCACCCGCACCACGTGGGGGTCGGGCTCGGAGGCCGGGAGGTGTTTGACGGAGATCTCTTCGTTGACCTGCGAGGGGGAAGGCGGAGGCGAAGGGAATGTTGTGGCTGCCATTCGAGGCGGTCTGAGCGCGACGCGGCGCCGCTCACCTTCATCTCGTAGCACACGCGGCCCTGCCGGGCGCCGTAGGTGGCGCGGGCGCCGGACCACAGGTAGGCAAAGCCCTCGATGGTGAGGGGATACCCGCTGTAACGGTCCCGGGCCACTTTGAAGTGCAGGTCACAGTTGTCTGTAGGAGAGAAGACGGCAGTCGAACCGCAGGCGGCCCCACGGTGCATCCCCACACCCGCAGAGGCACTCACAGGTGTCGACGGCCACTAAAGTCTCATCGAaatcctcctcctcatcctcgGCGGGCGGCTGCGGCGACCGACCCCTGCGGtgaggggtggggagggggctcAGCGTGGCGATACGGAACCGGGGCGGGGGGNNNNNNNNNNNNNNNNNNNNNNNNNNNNNNNNNNNNNNNNNNNNNNNNNNNNNNNNNNNNNNNNNNNNNNNNNNNNNNNNNNNNNNNNNNNNNNNNNNNNNNNNNNNNNNNNNNNNNNNNNNNNNNNNNNNNNNNNNNNNNNNNNNNNNNNNNNNNNNNNNNNNNNNNNNNNNNNNNNNNNNNNNNNNNNNNNNNNNNNNNNNNNNNNNNNNNNNNNNNNNNNNNNNNNNNNNNNNNNNNNNNNNNNNNNNNNNNNNNNNNNNNNNNNNNNNNNNNNNNNNNNNNNNNNNNNNNNNNNNNNNNNNNNNNNNNNNNNNNNNNNNNNNNNNNNNNNNNNNNNNNNNNNNNNNNNNNNNNNNNNNNNNNNNNNNNNNNNNNNNNNNNNNNNNNNNNNNNNNNNNNNNNNNNNNNNNNNNNNNNNNNNNNNNNNNNNNNNNNNNNNNNNNNNNNNNNNNNNNNNNNNNNNNNNNNNNNNNNNNNNNNNNNNNNNNNNNNNNNNNNNNNNNNNNNNNNNNNNNNNNNNNNNNNNNNNNNNNNNNNNNNNNNNNNNNNNNNNNNNNNNNNNNNNNNNNNNNNNNNNNNNNNNNNNNNNNNNNNNNNNNNNNNNNNNNNNNNNNNNNNNNNNNNNNNNNNNNNNNNNNNNNNNNNNNNNNNNNNNNNNNNNNNNNNNNNNNNNNNNNNNNNNNNNNNNNNNNNNNNNNNNNNNNNNNNNNNNNNNNNNNNNNNNNNNNNNNNNNNNNNNNNNNNNNNNNNNNNNNNNNNNNNNNNNNNNNNNNNNNNNNNNNNNNNNNNNNNNNNNNNNNNNNNNNNNNNNNNNNNNNNNNNNNNNNNNNNNNNNNNNNNNNNNNNNNNNNNNNNNNNNNNNNNNNNNNNNNNNNNNNNNNNNNNNNNNNNNNNNNNNNNNNNNNNNNNNNNNNNNNNNNNNNNNNNNNNNNNNNNNNNNNNNNNNNNNNNNNNNNNNNNNNNNNNNNNNNNNNNNNNNNNNNNNNNNNNNNNNNNNNNNNNNNNNNNNNNNNNNNNNNNNNNNNNNNNNNNNNNNNNNNNNNNNNNNNNNNNNNNNNNNNNNNNNNNNNNNNNNNNNNNNNNNNNNNNNNNNNNNNNNNNNNNNNNNNNNNNNNNNNNNNNNNNNNNNNNNNNNNNNNNNNNNNNNNNNNNNNNNNNNNNNNNNNNNNNNNNNNNNNNNNNNNNNNNNNNNNNNNNNNNNNNNNNNNNNNNNNNNNNNNNNNNNNNNNNNNNNNNNNNNNNNNNNNNNNNNNNNNNNNNNNNNNNNNNNNNNNNN
This is a stretch of genomic DNA from Meleagris gallopavo isolate NT-WF06-2002-E0010 breed Aviagen turkey brand Nicholas breeding stock chromosome 23 unlocalized genomic scaffold, Turkey_5.1 Chr23_random_7180001869946, whole genome shotgun sequence. It encodes these proteins:
- the LOC104915545 gene encoding heterogeneous nuclear ribonucleoprotein U-like protein 1, which codes for MKVNEEISVKHLPASEPDPHVVRVGWSLDSCSTQLGEEPFSYGYGGTGKKSTNCKFENYGETFAENDVIACLVDFECGEEVEMSFMKNGKWLGVAYRVRKDVLAGRALFPHVLVKNCAIEFNFGQREDTYFSVPPGFTFIQHLPVAERVRGTTGPKSKAECEVRRGRA